The Mycolicibacterium lutetiense genome window below encodes:
- a CDS encoding IS256 family transposase, whose amino-acid sequence MLTVVDNNDDSNETRNAAGAGRSLLDQIVRDGARQMLAAALQAEVADYVARYAGEVDEHGHRLVVRNGYHAEREVVTSAGAVAVKAPRVNDKRIDPDTGERKRFSSAILPAWARKSEQVSEVLPLLYLHGLSTSDFGPALEQFLGTGAGLSASSITRLTAQWQDEAKAFGTRDLSQVDYVYLWVDGIHLKVRLEQEKLCLLVMLGVRADGRKELVALADGYRESTESWADLLRDCRRRGMRAPALAVGDGALGFWRALREVFPATREQRCWFHKQANVLAALPKSAHPGALAAMKEIIGAEDIDKAQLAIAAFERDYSAKYPKAVKKIVDDADVLLEYFRYPAEHWVHLRTTNPIESTFATVRLRTRVTKGPGSRAAGMAMAYKLIEAAQSRWRAVNAPHLVALVRAGAVFHQGKLLERPVDITPEPSPDTPVSEVA is encoded by the coding sequence GTGCTCACGGTAGTAGACAACAACGACGACTCCAACGAGACCCGCAATGCGGCCGGTGCGGGCCGGTCGTTGCTCGACCAGATCGTCCGCGACGGTGCCCGGCAGATGCTGGCCGCGGCGTTGCAGGCCGAGGTCGCCGACTATGTAGCCCGGTATGCCGGTGAGGTCGACGAACACGGCCACCGACTGGTGGTCCGCAACGGATACCACGCCGAACGTGAGGTCGTGACCTCGGCGGGTGCGGTGGCGGTGAAGGCGCCCCGCGTGAACGACAAGCGGATCGACCCCGATACCGGCGAGCGCAAGCGGTTCTCCTCGGCGATCCTGCCCGCCTGGGCTCGCAAGTCCGAGCAGGTATCGGAGGTGCTGCCGCTGCTGTACCTGCACGGCCTGTCAACCAGTGACTTCGGGCCGGCGCTCGAACAGTTCCTCGGCACCGGCGCCGGACTGTCCGCATCCTCGATCACCCGGCTCACGGCCCAGTGGCAGGACGAGGCGAAGGCCTTCGGCACCAGGGACCTCTCGCAGGTCGACTACGTGTACCTGTGGGTCGACGGCATCCACCTGAAAGTCCGGCTCGAGCAGGAAAAGCTCTGCCTGTTGGTGATGCTCGGGGTGCGGGCGGACGGCCGCAAGGAACTCGTCGCCCTGGCCGACGGCTACCGAGAGTCCACCGAGTCCTGGGCGGACCTGCTGCGGGATTGCCGCCGCCGCGGGATGCGCGCGCCGGCGCTCGCGGTCGGGGACGGAGCTTTGGGATTCTGGCGGGCACTGCGGGAGGTGTTCCCCGCCACCCGCGAACAACGCTGCTGGTTCCACAAACAAGCCAACGTTCTTGCTGCACTCCCGAAATCGGCGCATCCGGGTGCGTTGGCGGCGATGAAGGAGATCATCGGGGCCGAGGACATCGACAAGGCGCAGTTGGCGATCGCAGCGTTCGAACGTGACTACAGCGCGAAGTACCCGAAAGCGGTGAAGAAAATCGTCGATGACGCCGACGTGCTGCTCGAGTACTTCCGGTATCCCGCCGAGCACTGGGTGCATCTACGCACCACGAACCCGATCGAATCGACCTTCGCGACGGTTCGGCTTCGGACCAGGGTGACCAAGGGCCCGGGATCACGGGCGGCGGGCATGGCGATGGCCTACAAGCTGATCGAAGCAGCGCAGTCGCGGTGGCGGGCGGTCAACGCACCACACCTGGTGGCGTTGGTGCGGGCCGGCGCAGTGTTCCACCAGGGCAAGCTCCTCGAACGTCCGGTCGACATCACCCCGGAACCATCGCCCGACACCCCAGTGTCCGAGGTCGCCTGA